One window of the Fibrobacter sp. UWB4 genome contains the following:
- the rplV gene encoding 50S ribosomal protein L22, translating into MQAVAKVKNVRYGVRKLRRVVDLVRGKSVSEAFAMLSILRTQTKGAPLVENALKSAVANLKQKSAAPVSAEEIVIKTITADGGTIMKRIHPRSQGRAFRIEKPLSHITVVVADKEN; encoded by the coding sequence ATGCAAGCTGTTGCTAAAGTTAAAAACGTCCGTTACGGCGTTCGCAAGCTCCGTCGCGTAGTCGACCTCGTTCGTGGCAAGTCCGTCAGCGAAGCCTTCGCGATGCTCTCCATCCTCCGTACGCAGACCAAGGGTGCTCCGCTGGTTGAAAATGCTCTCAAGTCCGCTGTCGCTAACTTGAAGCAGAAGTCCGCCGCTCCGGTTTCCGCCGAAGAAATCGTGATCAAGACCATCACCGCTGATGGTGGTACGATCATGAAGCGCATTCACCCGCGTTCCCAGGGCCGTGCTTTCCGTATCGAAAAGCCGCTCTCCCACATCACCGTCGTTGTCGCAGACAAGGAGAATTAA
- the rpsS gene encoding 30S ribosomal protein S19, with translation MSRSLKKGAFVDSHVLSKAQAMAGSDKKQAIKTWSRRSTIVPDMVGLTFSVYNGKQFLPVYVTENMVGHKLGEFSMTRTFRGHRKTETAGGKK, from the coding sequence ATGTCTAGATCCCTTAAGAAAGGTGCGTTCGTGGATTCCCACGTTCTCAGCAAGGCCCAGGCGATGGCCGGTTCCGACAAGAAACAGGCTATCAAGACCTGGTCCCGTCGTTCCACAATCGTCCCGGATATGGTCGGACTCACGTTCTCCGTCTATAACGGCAAGCAGTTCCTTCCGGTTTATGTCACCGAAAACATGGTTGGCCATAAGCTCGGCGAATTCTCCATGACCCGTACTTTCCGCGGTCACCGCAAGACTGAAACTGCTGGAGGCAAGAAATAA